One Loxodonta africana isolate mLoxAfr1 chromosome 4, mLoxAfr1.hap2, whole genome shotgun sequence genomic region harbors:
- the BAZ2A gene encoding bromodomain adjacent to zinc finger domain protein 2A isoform X10 codes for MGLNFDSQELYDSFPDQNFDVMPNGPPSFFTSPQPSPMLGSSIQTFAPSQEVGSGIHPDETGEKELTSVVAENGTGLVGSLELEEEQPELKMCGYNGSVPSVESLHQDVSVLVPDPSVSCLDDPSHLPDQLEDTPILSEDSLEPFNSLAPEPVSGGLYGIDDTELMGGEDKLPLGDSPVISALDCTSLNNTTAFSLLADDSQTSASIFASPTSPPVLGESVLQDNSFDLNNGSDTEQEEMETQASDFPAPDHPSPIHLHPAASPAVSPTVSPELSLAVSPAASSEISPEVSPAVSPAASTEISPAASPTVSPTSLAAPAAVSSEVSLTASPVASPKASPATSSAAAFPTAPTTNKDISSFPETTADLEEIAGEGNTAGSGDVLRRRIATPEEVRFPLQHGWRREVRIKKGSHRWQGETWYYGPCGKRMKQFPEVIKYLSRNVVHNVRREHFSFSPRMPVGDFFEERDTPEGVQWVQLSAEEIPSRIQAITGKRGRPRNTEKAKIKEVPKVKRGRGRPPKVKITELLNKTDNRLLKKLEAQETLNEEDKAKMSKIKKKIRRKVQRGECQTTIQGQARNKRKQETKSSKQKEAKKKSKAEKEKVKTKQEKLKEKVKREKKEKVKMKEKEEMTKAKPACKADKTLATQRRLEERQRQQMILEEMKKPTEDMCLADHQPLPDFSRIPGLILPSGAFSDCLTIVEFLHSFGKVLGFNPAEDVPSLGVLQEGLLCQGDSLGEVQDLLVRLLKAALYDPGLPSYCQSLKILGEKVSEIPLTRDNVSEILRCFLMAYGVEPALCDSLRTQPFQAQPPQQKAAVLAFLVHELNGSTLIINEIDKTLESMSSYRKNKWIVEGRLRRLKTALAKRTGRPEVEMQGPEEGLGRRRSSRIMEETSGMEEEEEEEAIAAVRGRRGRRDGEVDVPASSIPELERQIEKLSKRQLFCRKKLLHSSQMLRAVSLGQDRYRRRYWVLPYLAGIFVEGTEGSLVPMDVKQEADSLKVAAHPAPNTALFVKELADSGTSAGSPARARGRPRKTKPGSVRPRHLKSSVKSQDSEQPQAQPQPQPQPQPQPQSQSQSQSQSQSQSHSGFLEPEGSPLSLSQSQHDLSQSAFLSWLSQTQSHSSLLSSSVLTPDSSPGKLDSAPSQPLEEPEPDEAEFSPDPQAPWLNFSAQMPCNAAPTPPPAVSEDQSTPSPQLPASSKPLIRPSVANSCSPVQLCSTPLPMVTSKRRAEMPQSPTGLGQPKRRGRPPSKFFKQMEQRYLTQLTAQPVPPEMHSGWWWIRDPETLDATLKALHPRGIREKALHKHLSKHRDFLQEVCLRPSTDSIFEPSQLPTFQEGLMSWSPKEKTYETDLAVLQWVEELEQRVILSDLQIRGWTCPSPDSTREDLAYCEHLPDSPEDITWRGRGREGLAPQRKTTNPLDLAVTRLAALEQNVERRYLREPLWSAHEVVLEKALLSTPNGAPQCTTTEISYEITPRIRAWRQTLERCRSAAQVCLCLGQLERSIAWEKSVNKVTCLVCRKGDNDEFLLLCDGCDRGCHIYCHRPKMEAVPEGDWFCAVCLAQQAEGEFTQQPGFPKRAQKRKSGYVLNFPEGDGRRRRVPSRGREGLVVPRCSEEGLSPSKRRRLSMRNHHSDLTFCEIILMEMESHDAAWPFLEPVNPRLVSGYRRIIKNPMDFSTMRERLLRGGYTSSEEFAADALLVFDNCQTFNEDDSEVGKAGHIMRRFFESRWEEFYQGKQANL; via the exons ATGGGGCTTAACTTCGACTCACAGGAACTGTATGATTCCTTTCCTGACCAGAATTTTGATGTGATGCCCAATGGACCCCCTAGTTTTTTCACCTCTCCACAGCCTTCTCCTATGTTGGGATCCAGCATCCAGACCTTTGCACCGTCTCAGGAGGTAGGCAGTGGTATCCATCCTGATGAGACGGGAGAAAAGGAGCTGACTTCAGTGGTGGCAGAGAATGGCACTGGCTTGGTAGGCAGCCTGGAGCTGGAAGAAGAGCAGCCAG AACTGAAGATGTGTGGCTATAATGGCTCCGTCCCCTCTGTGGAATCATTGCACCAAGACGTCTCAGTCCTGGTCCCTGACCCTTCAGTGAGCTGCTTAGATGATCCTTCACACCTTCCTGACCAACTGGAAGACACTCCAATCCTCAGTGAAGATTCTCTGGAGCCCTTCAACTCTCTGGCACCAG AGCCAGTGAGTGGAGGACTCTATGGTATAGATGATACAGAGTTGATGGGTGGAGAGGACAAGCTGCCTCTGGGGGACAGCCCTGTGATCTCTGCCCTTGATTGCACTTCACTCAATAACACCACTGCCTTCAGTCTCCTGGCAGATGATAGTCAAACTTCAGCCTCTATCTTTGCCAGCCCGACCTCTCCACCTGTCTTAGGGGAGTCTGTCCTGCAAG ATAACAGCTTTGATCTGAATAATGGTAGTGATACAGAACAGGAAGAAATGGAGACTCAGGCTTCTGACTTTCCAGCCCCTGACCACCCATCCCCTATTCACCTACACCCAGCAGCCTCACCAGCAGTATCACCAACAGTGTCTCCGGAACTCTCCTTGGCAGTTTCTCCAGCAGCCTCCTCGGAAATCTCTCCAGAAGTCTCCCCAGCGGTCTCTCCAGCAGCCTCCACAGAAATCTCCCCAGCAGCCTCCCCGACAGTCTCTCCAACTTCCTTAGCAGCCCCCGCAGCAGTCTCCTCAGAAGTTTCCCTGACGGCCTCCCCAGTGGCCTCCCCAAAAGCCTCCCCTGCAACTTCCTCAGCAGCTGCCTTCCCAACAGCCCCCACGACAAATAAGGATATCAGCAGCTTCCCTGAAACCACTGCTGACCTGGAAGAGATCGCtggagaaggaaacactgctggtAGTG GTGATGTTCTAAGGAGACGTATCGCTACGCCAGAAGAAGTTCGTTTTCCCCTCCAGCATGG GTGGCGGAGAGAGGTGCGCATCAAGAAGGGCAGCCACCGATGGCAGGGGGAGACTTGGTATTATGGCCCCTGTGGAAAGAGGATGAAGCAGTTCCCAGAAGTGATCAAG TACCTGAGCCGCAACGTAGTACACAACGTCCGCCGTGAACACTTCAGCTTCAGTCCTCGCATGCCTGTTGGAGATTTCTTTGAAGAGAGAGACACACCAGAG GGCGTGCAGTGGGTACAGCTCTCAGCAGAGGAAATCCCATCCAGGATTCAGGCAATTACTGGCAAACGGGGTCGACCTCGGAACACTGAGAAGGCCAAGATCAAGGAGGTCCCCAAGGTGAAACGGGGCCGAGGTCGGCCGCCCAAGGTCAAAATCACAGAGCTATTGAATAAGACAGACAACCGACTTCTAAAGAAACTGGAGGCCCAAG AAACACTGAATGAGGAGGATAAAGCAAAGATGAGTAAAATTAAGAAGAAGATAAGGCGGAAGGTACAGCGGGGAGAATGTCAGACTACTATCCAAGGGCAG GCCAGAAACAAGAGGAAACAAGAGACCAAGAGCTCAAAGCAGAAGGAAGCTAAGAAGAAATCCAAG GCTGAGAAGGAGAAggtaaaaacaaagcaagaaaaactgaaggaaaaagtcaagagggaaaagaaggagaaggtaaaaatgaaggaaaaggaggagatgACCAAAGCCAAGCCAGCTTGTAAAGCAGACAAGACCCTGGCCACACAGAGGCGCTTGGAGGAACGGCAGAGGCAGCAGATGATCTTGGAGGAGATGAAGAAGCCCACAGAGGATATGTGTCTGGCTGACCACCAG CCTCTGCCTGACTTCTCACGTATCCCTGGTCTGATACTGCCCAGTGGGGCCTTCTCAGACTGCTTGACCATCGTGGAGTTCCTGCACAGCTTCGGCAAGGTGCTGGGCTTCAATCCTGCCGAAGATGTGCCTAGCCTGGGGGTCCTGCAGGAGGGGCTCCTGTGTCAAGGCGACAGCTTGGGCGAGGTGCAGGATCTGCTGGTGCGTCTCCTCAAGGCTGCACTCTATGATCCTGGCTTGCCCTCCTACTGCCAG TCCCTGAAGATCTTGGGGGAGAAGGTGTCTGAGATTCCACTGACAAGAGACAATGTGTCTGAGATCCTGCGCTGCTTCCTCATGGCATATGGAGTGGAGCCAGCCCTCTGTGACAGCCTGCGCACCCAGCCTTTTCAGGCCCAGCCACCCCAACAGAAGGCTGCTGTCCTGGCCTTCCTTGTGCATGAGCTCAACGGTTCCACCCTCATCATCAA TGAAATTGACAAGACCCTGGAGAGTATGTCCAGCTACAGGAAAAACAAGTGGATTGTGGAAGGCCGGCTCCGGAG GCTGAAAACTGCTCTGGCCAAGCGCACTGGGCGGCCTGAAGTAGAGATGCAGGGGCCAGAGGAAGGCCTGGGGCGGAGGCGCAGTTCTCGGATCATGGAGGAGACCAGTGGcatggaggaggaggaagaggaagaggctaTAGCAGCTGTCCGTGGCCGTAGGGGTCGAAGAGACGGAGAG GTTGATGTCCCAGCATCCAGCATCCCAGAGCTAGAGCGCCAGATAGAAAAACTCAGCAAG CGCCAGCTCTTCTGTCGCAAAAAGCTACTTCACTCATCCCAAATGCTTCGGGCTGTCTCCTTGGGGCAAGACCGCTACAGACGCCGCTACTGGGTGCTGCCATATTTGGCTGGTATCTTTGTGGAAGGAACAGAGGGGAGTTTAG TTCCTATGGATGTAAAGCAGGAAGCTGACTCATTAAAGGTGGCAGCCCATCCAGCACCTAACACAGCCCTCTTTGTAAAGGAGTTAGCTGACTCCGGTACCTCTGCTGGTTCTCCTGCCCGGGCTCGAGGCCGACCTCGAAAAACTAAGCCTGGGTCTGTGCGACCTAGGCACCTTAAGTCTTCTGTCAAGAGTCAGGATTCAGAACAGCctcaggcccagccccagccccagccccagccccagccccagccccagtccCAGTCCCAGTCCCAGTCCCAGTCCCAGTCCCAGTCCCATAGTGGGTTCTTGGAGCCAGAAGGCTCCCCTTTGTCTCTGAGTCAGAGCCAGCATGACCTCAGCCAGTCAGCCTTCCTGTCTTGGCTGAGCCAGACTCAGAGCCACAGCTCCCTGTTGAGCAGCTCAGTCCTCACACCTGACAGCAGCCCAGGAAAACTGGACTCAGCCCCATCACAGCCCCTGGAGGAGCCAGAGCCTGATGAGGCAGAATTCAGCCCTGATCCTCAGGCTCCCTGGCTTAACTTCTCAGCCCAGATGCCCTGCAATGCTGCCCCTACACCACCCCCTGCAGTTTCCGAGGACCAGTCCACTCCCTCCCCTCAGCTTCCTGCCTCTTCCAAGCCA TTGATTAGACCCAGTGTTGCCAATTCCTGTTCTCCAGTGCAACTCTGTTCCACCCCCTTACCTATGGTAACCTCCAAGAGGCGAGCAGAAATGCCACAGAGTCCCACAGGGCTGGGACAGCCAAAACGAAGAGGCAGACCGCCCAGCAAGTTCTTCAAACAGATGGAGCAGCGTTACCTAACCCAGCTGACAGCCCAGCCTGTGCCCCCTG AGATGCACTCTGGCTGGTGGTGGATCCGAGATCCTGAGACATTGGATGCCACGCTCAAGGCCCTGCACCCCCGCGGCATCCGGGAGAAAGCACTTCACAAACACCTTAGCAAGCACAGGGACTTCTTGCAAGAAGTCTGCCTGCGACCCTCAACTG ACTCCATCTTTGAGCCCAGTCAGCTACCTACCTTTCAAGAAGGTCTTATGAGCTGGTCCCCCAAAGAGAAGACATATGAGACAGACCTGGCTGTGCTTCAGTGGGTTGAGGAGCTGGAACAGCGAGTTATCCTTTCTGATCTGCAGATTCGG GGCTGGACATGTCCTAGCCCAGACTCTACCCGTGAAGACTTGGCCTACTGTGAGCATCTACCTGACTCCCCGGAGGACATCACGTGGCGGGGGCGGGGCAGGGAAGGATTGGCACCCCAGCGTAAGACCACCAACCCTCTGGACCTGGCTGTGACACGGCTGGCTGCACTGGAGCAGAATGTAGAGCGGCGGTACCTGCGGGAGCCCCTCTGGTCAGCCCACGAGGTTGTGCTGGAGAAGGCCCTGCTCAGTACACCCAATGGTGCCCCCCAGTGCACCACCACAGAGAT ATCGTATGAGATCACCCCTCGCATTCGGGCTTGGCGCCAGACTCTTGAGCGGTGCCGGAGTGCGGCCCAGGTGTGCTTGTGCCTGGGCCAGCTGGAGAGGTCCATTGCCTGGGAGAAGTCTGTCAACAAAGTG ACCTGTCTAGTCTGCCGGAAGGGTGACAACGACGAGTTTCTTCTGCTTTGTGATGGATGTGACCGTGGCTGCCACATTTACTGCCATCGGCCCAAGATGGAGGCTGTCCCAGAAGGAGACTGGTTCTGTGCTGTCTGTCTGGCCCAG caggcagagggagaattCACCCAGCAGCCTGGTTTCCCAAAGCGAGCCCAGAAACGGAAAAGTGGCTATGTGCTGAACTTCCCAGAGGGCGATGGCCGTCGACGCCGGGTACCGTCCAGGGGCCGAGAAGGCCTAGTAGTGCCTCGGTGTTCTGAAGAAGGGCTGTCCCCGTCCAAGCGGCGGCGGCTCTCCATGCGCAACCACCACAGCGACCTCACGTTTTGCGA GATTATCCTAATGGAGATGGAGTCCCATGATGCAGCGTGGCCTTTCCTGGAGCCTGTGAACCCACGGTTGGTGAGCGGGTACCGGCGTATCATCAAAAATCCCATGGATTTTTCCACCATGCGGGAACGGCTACTCCGGGGAGG GTATACCAGCTCCGAGGAGTTTGCAGCTGATGCCCTCCTGGTATTTGACAACTGCCAGACCTTCAACGAGGATGACTCTGAAGTGGGCAAGGCTGGGCACATCATGCGCCGCTTCTTTGAGAGCCGCTGGGAGGAGTTTTATCAGGGAAAACAGGCCAATCTGTGA
- the BAZ2A gene encoding bromodomain adjacent to zinc finger domain protein 2A isoform X9: MGLNGDVNVNGLSTVSHTTTSGILNSAPHSSSTSHLHHPSVAYDCLWNYSQYPSANPGSNLKDPSLLSQFSGGQYPLNGIIGGSRQPSSPSHNTNLRAGSQEFWANGTQSPMGLNFDSQELYDSFPDQNFDVMPNGPPSFFTSPQPSPMLGSSIQTFAPSQEVGSGIHPDETGEKELTSVVAENGTGLVGSLELEEEQPELKMCGYNGSVPSVESLHQDVSVLVPDPSVSCLDDPSHLPDQLEDTPILSEDSLEPFNSLAPEPVSGGLYGIDDTELMGGEDKLPLGDSPVISALDCTSLNNTTAFSLLADDSQTSASIFASPTSPPVLGESVLQDNSFDLNNGSDTEQEEMETQASDFPAPDHPSPIHLHPAASPAVSPTVSPELSLAVSPAASSEISPEVSPAVSPAASTEISPAASPTVSPTSLAAPAAVSSEVSLTASPVASPKASPATSSAAAFPTAPTTNKDISSFPETTADLEEIAGEGNTAGSGDVLRRRIATPEEVRFPLQHGWRREVRIKKGSHRWQGETWYYGPCGKRMKQFPEVIKYLSRNVVHNVRREHFSFSPRMPVGDFFEERDTPEGVQWVQLSAEEIPSRIQAITGKRGRPRNTEKAKIKEVPKVKRGRGRPPKVKITELLNKTDNRLLKKLEAQETLNEEDKAKMSKIKKKIRRKVQRGECQTTIQGQARNKRKQETKSSKQKEAKKKSKAEKEKVKTKQEKLKEKVKREKKEKVKMKEKEEMTKAKPACKADKTLATQRRLEERQRQQMILEEMKKPTEDMCLADHQPLPDFSRIPGLILPSGAFSDCLTIVEFLHSFGKVLGFNPAEDVPSLGVLQEGLLCQGDSLGEVQDLLVRLLKAALYDPGLPSYCQSLKILGEKVSEIPLTRDNVSEILRCFLMAYGVEPALCDSLRTQPFQAQPPQQKAAVLAFLVHELNGSTLIINEIDKTLESMSSYRKNKWIVEGRLRRLKTALAKRTGRPEVEMQGPEEGLGRRRSSRIMEETSGMEEEEEEEAIAAVRGRRGRRDGEVDVPASSIPELERQIEKLSKRQLFCRKKLLHSSQMLRAVSLGQDRYRRRYWVLPYLAGIFVEGTEGSLVPMDVKQEADSLKVAAHPAPNTALFVKELADSGTSAGSPARARGRPRKTKPGSVRPRHLKSSVKSQDSEQPQAQPQPQPQPQPQPQSQSQSQSQSQSQSHSGFLEPEGSPLSLSQSQHDLSQSAFLSWLSQTQSHSSLLSSSVLTPDSSPGKLDSAPSQPLEEPEPDEAEFSPDPQAPWLNFSAQMPCNAAPTPPPAVSEDQSTPSPQLPASSKPLIRPSVANSCSPVQLCSTPLPMVTSKRRAEMPQSPTGLGQPKRRGRPPSKFFKQMEQRYLTQLTAQPVPPEMHSGWWWIRDPETLDATLKALHPRGIREKALHKHLSKHRDFLQEVCLRPSTDSIFEPSQLPTFQEGLMSWSPKEKTYETDLAVLQWVEELEQRVILSDLQIRGWTCPSPDSTREDLAYCEHLPDSPEDITWRGRGREGLAPQRKTTNPLDLAVTRLAALEQNVERRYLREPLWSAHEVVLEKALLSTPNGAPQCTTTEISYEITPRIRAWRQTLERCRSAAQVCLCLGQLERSIAWEKSVNKVTCLVCRKGDNDEFLLLCDGCDRGCHIYCHRPKMEAVPEGDWFCAVCLAQQAEGEFTQQPGFPKRAQKRKSGYVLNFPEGDGRRRRVPSRGREGLVVPRCSEEGLSPSKRRRLSMRNHHSDLTFCEIILMEMESHDAAWPFLEPVNPRLVSGYRRIIKNPMDFSTMRERLLRGGYTSSEEFAADALLVFDNCQTFNEDDSEVGKAGHIMRRFFESRWEEFYQGKQANL, translated from the exons GTTTGAATGGGGATGTGAATGTTAATGGCTTATCTACTGTATCTCACACTACTACTTCAGGGATTTTGAACTCTGCTCCCCACTCCTCCAGCACCTCACACCTCCATCACCCCAGCGTGGCCTACGACTGTCTCTGGAACTACTCACAATACCCATCCGCCAATCCTGGCAGCAACCTCAAGGACCCATCCCTTCTCTCCCAGTTCTCTGGGGGACAGTACCCACTCAACGGCATCATTGGGGGCAGCCGGCAACCTTCATCCCCAAGTCACAACACTAACCTTCGGGCTGGGAGCCAAGAGTTCTGGGCCAACGGTACCCAGAGTCCCATGGGGCTTAACTTCGACTCACAGGAACTGTATGATTCCTTTCCTGACCAGAATTTTGATGTGATGCCCAATGGACCCCCTAGTTTTTTCACCTCTCCACAGCCTTCTCCTATGTTGGGATCCAGCATCCAGACCTTTGCACCGTCTCAGGAGGTAGGCAGTGGTATCCATCCTGATGAGACGGGAGAAAAGGAGCTGACTTCAGTGGTGGCAGAGAATGGCACTGGCTTGGTAGGCAGCCTGGAGCTGGAAGAAGAGCAGCCAG AACTGAAGATGTGTGGCTATAATGGCTCCGTCCCCTCTGTGGAATCATTGCACCAAGACGTCTCAGTCCTGGTCCCTGACCCTTCAGTGAGCTGCTTAGATGATCCTTCACACCTTCCTGACCAACTGGAAGACACTCCAATCCTCAGTGAAGATTCTCTGGAGCCCTTCAACTCTCTGGCACCAG AGCCAGTGAGTGGAGGACTCTATGGTATAGATGATACAGAGTTGATGGGTGGAGAGGACAAGCTGCCTCTGGGGGACAGCCCTGTGATCTCTGCCCTTGATTGCACTTCACTCAATAACACCACTGCCTTCAGTCTCCTGGCAGATGATAGTCAAACTTCAGCCTCTATCTTTGCCAGCCCGACCTCTCCACCTGTCTTAGGGGAGTCTGTCCTGCAAG ATAACAGCTTTGATCTGAATAATGGTAGTGATACAGAACAGGAAGAAATGGAGACTCAGGCTTCTGACTTTCCAGCCCCTGACCACCCATCCCCTATTCACCTACACCCAGCAGCCTCACCAGCAGTATCACCAACAGTGTCTCCGGAACTCTCCTTGGCAGTTTCTCCAGCAGCCTCCTCGGAAATCTCTCCAGAAGTCTCCCCAGCGGTCTCTCCAGCAGCCTCCACAGAAATCTCCCCAGCAGCCTCCCCGACAGTCTCTCCAACTTCCTTAGCAGCCCCCGCAGCAGTCTCCTCAGAAGTTTCCCTGACGGCCTCCCCAGTGGCCTCCCCAAAAGCCTCCCCTGCAACTTCCTCAGCAGCTGCCTTCCCAACAGCCCCCACGACAAATAAGGATATCAGCAGCTTCCCTGAAACCACTGCTGACCTGGAAGAGATCGCtggagaaggaaacactgctggtAGTG GTGATGTTCTAAGGAGACGTATCGCTACGCCAGAAGAAGTTCGTTTTCCCCTCCAGCATGG GTGGCGGAGAGAGGTGCGCATCAAGAAGGGCAGCCACCGATGGCAGGGGGAGACTTGGTATTATGGCCCCTGTGGAAAGAGGATGAAGCAGTTCCCAGAAGTGATCAAG TACCTGAGCCGCAACGTAGTACACAACGTCCGCCGTGAACACTTCAGCTTCAGTCCTCGCATGCCTGTTGGAGATTTCTTTGAAGAGAGAGACACACCAGAG GGCGTGCAGTGGGTACAGCTCTCAGCAGAGGAAATCCCATCCAGGATTCAGGCAATTACTGGCAAACGGGGTCGACCTCGGAACACTGAGAAGGCCAAGATCAAGGAGGTCCCCAAGGTGAAACGGGGCCGAGGTCGGCCGCCCAAGGTCAAAATCACAGAGCTATTGAATAAGACAGACAACCGACTTCTAAAGAAACTGGAGGCCCAAG AAACACTGAATGAGGAGGATAAAGCAAAGATGAGTAAAATTAAGAAGAAGATAAGGCGGAAGGTACAGCGGGGAGAATGTCAGACTACTATCCAAGGGCAG GCCAGAAACAAGAGGAAACAAGAGACCAAGAGCTCAAAGCAGAAGGAAGCTAAGAAGAAATCCAAG GCTGAGAAGGAGAAggtaaaaacaaagcaagaaaaactgaaggaaaaagtcaagagggaaaagaaggagaaggtaaaaatgaaggaaaaggaggagatgACCAAAGCCAAGCCAGCTTGTAAAGCAGACAAGACCCTGGCCACACAGAGGCGCTTGGAGGAACGGCAGAGGCAGCAGATGATCTTGGAGGAGATGAAGAAGCCCACAGAGGATATGTGTCTGGCTGACCACCAG CCTCTGCCTGACTTCTCACGTATCCCTGGTCTGATACTGCCCAGTGGGGCCTTCTCAGACTGCTTGACCATCGTGGAGTTCCTGCACAGCTTCGGCAAGGTGCTGGGCTTCAATCCTGCCGAAGATGTGCCTAGCCTGGGGGTCCTGCAGGAGGGGCTCCTGTGTCAAGGCGACAGCTTGGGCGAGGTGCAGGATCTGCTGGTGCGTCTCCTCAAGGCTGCACTCTATGATCCTGGCTTGCCCTCCTACTGCCAG TCCCTGAAGATCTTGGGGGAGAAGGTGTCTGAGATTCCACTGACAAGAGACAATGTGTCTGAGATCCTGCGCTGCTTCCTCATGGCATATGGAGTGGAGCCAGCCCTCTGTGACAGCCTGCGCACCCAGCCTTTTCAGGCCCAGCCACCCCAACAGAAGGCTGCTGTCCTGGCCTTCCTTGTGCATGAGCTCAACGGTTCCACCCTCATCATCAA TGAAATTGACAAGACCCTGGAGAGTATGTCCAGCTACAGGAAAAACAAGTGGATTGTGGAAGGCCGGCTCCGGAG GCTGAAAACTGCTCTGGCCAAGCGCACTGGGCGGCCTGAAGTAGAGATGCAGGGGCCAGAGGAAGGCCTGGGGCGGAGGCGCAGTTCTCGGATCATGGAGGAGACCAGTGGcatggaggaggaggaagaggaagaggctaTAGCAGCTGTCCGTGGCCGTAGGGGTCGAAGAGACGGAGAG GTTGATGTCCCAGCATCCAGCATCCCAGAGCTAGAGCGCCAGATAGAAAAACTCAGCAAG CGCCAGCTCTTCTGTCGCAAAAAGCTACTTCACTCATCCCAAATGCTTCGGGCTGTCTCCTTGGGGCAAGACCGCTACAGACGCCGCTACTGGGTGCTGCCATATTTGGCTGGTATCTTTGTGGAAGGAACAGAGGGGAGTTTAG TTCCTATGGATGTAAAGCAGGAAGCTGACTCATTAAAGGTGGCAGCCCATCCAGCACCTAACACAGCCCTCTTTGTAAAGGAGTTAGCTGACTCCGGTACCTCTGCTGGTTCTCCTGCCCGGGCTCGAGGCCGACCTCGAAAAACTAAGCCTGGGTCTGTGCGACCTAGGCACCTTAAGTCTTCTGTCAAGAGTCAGGATTCAGAACAGCctcaggcccagccccagccccagccccagccccagccccagccccagtccCAGTCCCAGTCCCAGTCCCAGTCCCAGTCCCAGTCCCATAGTGGGTTCTTGGAGCCAGAAGGCTCCCCTTTGTCTCTGAGTCAGAGCCAGCATGACCTCAGCCAGTCAGCCTTCCTGTCTTGGCTGAGCCAGACTCAGAGCCACAGCTCCCTGTTGAGCAGCTCAGTCCTCACACCTGACAGCAGCCCAGGAAAACTGGACTCAGCCCCATCACAGCCCCTGGAGGAGCCAGAGCCTGATGAGGCAGAATTCAGCCCTGATCCTCAGGCTCCCTGGCTTAACTTCTCAGCCCAGATGCCCTGCAATGCTGCCCCTACACCACCCCCTGCAGTTTCCGAGGACCAGTCCACTCCCTCCCCTCAGCTTCCTGCCTCTTCCAAGCCA TTGATTAGACCCAGTGTTGCCAATTCCTGTTCTCCAGTGCAACTCTGTTCCACCCCCTTACCTATGGTAACCTCCAAGAGGCGAGCAGAAATGCCACAGAGTCCCACAGGGCTGGGACAGCCAAAACGAAGAGGCAGACCGCCCAGCAAGTTCTTCAAACAGATGGAGCAGCGTTACCTAACCCAGCTGACAGCCCAGCCTGTGCCCCCTG AGATGCACTCTGGCTGGTGGTGGATCCGAGATCCTGAGACATTGGATGCCACGCTCAAGGCCCTGCACCCCCGCGGCATCCGGGAGAAAGCACTTCACAAACACCTTAGCAAGCACAGGGACTTCTTGCAAGAAGTCTGCCTGCGACCCTCAACTG ACTCCATCTTTGAGCCCAGTCAGCTACCTACCTTTCAAGAAGGTCTTATGAGCTGGTCCCCCAAAGAGAAGACATATGAGACAGACCTGGCTGTGCTTCAGTGGGTTGAGGAGCTGGAACAGCGAGTTATCCTTTCTGATCTGCAGATTCGG GGCTGGACATGTCCTAGCCCAGACTCTACCCGTGAAGACTTGGCCTACTGTGAGCATCTACCTGACTCCCCGGAGGACATCACGTGGCGGGGGCGGGGCAGGGAAGGATTGGCACCCCAGCGTAAGACCACCAACCCTCTGGACCTGGCTGTGACACGGCTGGCTGCACTGGAGCAGAATGTAGAGCGGCGGTACCTGCGGGAGCCCCTCTGGTCAGCCCACGAGGTTGTGCTGGAGAAGGCCCTGCTCAGTACACCCAATGGTGCCCCCCAGTGCACCACCACAGAGAT ATCGTATGAGATCACCCCTCGCATTCGGGCTTGGCGCCAGACTCTTGAGCGGTGCCGGAGTGCGGCCCAGGTGTGCTTGTGCCTGGGCCAGCTGGAGAGGTCCATTGCCTGGGAGAAGTCTGTCAACAAAGTG ACCTGTCTAGTCTGCCGGAAGGGTGACAACGACGAGTTTCTTCTGCTTTGTGATGGATGTGACCGTGGCTGCCACATTTACTGCCATCGGCCCAAGATGGAGGCTGTCCCAGAAGGAGACTGGTTCTGTGCTGTCTGTCTGGCCCAG caggcagagggagaattCACCCAGCAGCCTGGTTTCCCAAAGCGAGCCCAGAAACGGAAAAGTGGCTATGTGCTGAACTTCCCAGAGGGCGATGGCCGTCGACGCCGGGTACCGTCCAGGGGCCGAGAAGGCCTAGTAGTGCCTCGGTGTTCTGAAGAAGGGCTGTCCCCGTCCAAGCGGCGGCGGCTCTCCATGCGCAACCACCACAGCGACCTCACGTTTTGCGA GATTATCCTAATGGAGATGGAGTCCCATGATGCAGCGTGGCCTTTCCTGGAGCCTGTGAACCCACGGTTGGTGAGCGGGTACCGGCGTATCATCAAAAATCCCATGGATTTTTCCACCATGCGGGAACGGCTACTCCGGGGAGG GTATACCAGCTCCGAGGAGTTTGCAGCTGATGCCCTCCTGGTATTTGACAACTGCCAGACCTTCAACGAGGATGACTCTGAAGTGGGCAAGGCTGGGCACATCATGCGCCGCTTCTTTGAGAGCCGCTGGGAGGAGTTTTATCAGGGAAAACAGGCCAATCTGTGA